The genomic DNA CCAGCCGTATTGATATCTTTTCTAAAAATAGAAATACCTATAGCAGTGGCATCTAAAACAGAAACTTCTATTTTTTTATTTAGCAGGGAAGAGAGACCTTTTTTAAAATATTTTATAGAATGAAGTCCAATTAAAAAAAATCTTAAGGACTTTGGAAAAAATATTTTGGAGATACTTTTGACTAGCAGTTTATTTGCTAATTTGTCTCTATAATAATTGTTTAATTCCCTGCTGGTATGTTCAGGAACTAGGTTTTCTATTTTGCTATTGTTAAAACTGAATTTAGTGATTTCTCTTATTATGTATTCTCTTTCACCAGTGTAATAAATGACTGCATCACCAGTTCTATCGTAAACTTTTGCTTTGGTAATACCATTTATAGAAGTTAAATAATATAAGAGAGTATCGGACTGCTTGTTGTTTAATTTGCCAAGTTGTAAGTCAAAGCGTATACGACCTCTTATTTCGTGTTTTATATAAAAATTCAATTTACTTCCTCCTGATATTATTAATCATAATAATCATTAAATTTATTCTGTTGTACAAGTACTATTTTTTTCTTCAATTACGTTATCTTTGATTTCTTCACATTTAATGCTATTAGAATTAGTATCTTCTACAGTTTTTATAGTTTCAGTTTTAAGAACTTCTTGTTCGCATTTAAGAGTATCTTGTACAACGTTTACCTTAGATGTAGATAAGTCTTCTTGCTCGTTGATTTCTTTTGCTTCAGCTAAAATATCTTCTACATTTTCTTGAATTTTCGTAGTTGTTTCAAGAACAGAATCTTTAACTTTCAATGCTCCTGCTGTTGCACGAGTGCAAGTTTTTTTAACACAATCACTTGAAAGTATCTTAACACCTACAGTACCAAAAAGTACTCCTCCTAAAAATATCCCTGTTTTTTTCATTTTTAAAATATTCATTTTACATTATCCTTTCATTTAGTTAGATTTTGTTTGTACTTATGTATAAGGTAACAAATGTTAAAAATAGAGTATGTTTTACAAAATTAGTTTAGAGAGTTTAGTAATTTTATTTGATTTATATTAGTAAATTTACATGAATTTTACATATGTAGTTTATATGGTTGAAATAATTCTTATATAGCTTATATATGCAGTTTATATATCTAGTTTATATATCTAGCTTATGTATGTAATTTATATATGTAGTTTATATAGTTGAAATAATTCTTATCTAGCTTATATAAGCAATTTATATATCTAGCTTATATAGTTGAGGTAATACTTTATCTAGCTTATATAATTTATATAAATTTATAACCGAATACTACACAGTTTATACATAACATATTGTTTGAGCTTATCTAGTTCATATAAATTTATAACTTATATAAATTTTTTGTACTTTGTATTTTAGAAAGTTCTTGATATTTAGTCCAAAAAATTTAAAATACAGTAAAAGTAATAATTGTTATTAATAGATTTGTAAAATCATATGACATTTATTACCATTTATGCAATTAAGTATAGCATGTGCGAATGGTATTTTCAACAGAAAATGATAATTTATATCAATTAATTTGGTTGATTTGTAATAGAGCATCAAAAAGTATACTTATTTATATATGGGAATGAAAGGCAAAGTTTTAGTTTTTTCAATTAAAGTGCGTTAGATATATTATTATAAATGAACATTATTTTAAGTATAATAATGATTAGGAGGGAGTGTTTATGATGTATAAATGAATAACAATATAGTTTATGATTGTAAATATTATGTAAATATAAAAGTTACTTAAATGGTTTTAGGAAATTGATATTATTGCGTCTGGGAGATTGTACTTACTTCAAAAAGAGGAGGTTATGACAAGAAATGTGTTGTTTGACATTTATACAAGCAGATATTAGAATGAAAGAAAGTTAATTTATATTTCTTTGTTTTAAGCTAAGAAGGCGAGCTAGGCAATTTAAAATATATTGAATGGAGAAAACTATGAATAAAAACAACAATTTAGTTATTATATGTATGTTTATAGGCATGATACTTGGAATGGCTATAGGTTGTGCTATAGGTATTTCTAAAGGAAATGTAGGTATCACAATGTGTTATGGTCTAATTTTTGGAATGATAATTGGCATATGTATAGGGACTGTTATCAAAAATTCTAATAAAAAAGAATAAATTAATTTTGATTTACTAGGATGTCTAGTTATGATTTATTTATGATAAAACTTTTTAATTATCTGTAAAAAGTAGAATAAGACATACTAAATAAGTTATACTAATAGATATTTTTTATATTATTTTTTTTATATGAAAAGAATGGAATTTATATACACTATATTTAAATCACAAAAAATAAAAGTTAATTTTGTTTAGGTGGAGATTTTTTTGCTCTTATATATTGAATAATATCAAGTAAGTCTGCATCTTCTAAAATACGATACTTAATCCAGCCTCCATTATTGCCACAAGGATAACGAGTGACCCAGAGCTCTTTAGCTTTTGGTGTCAAAGCTACCAACGTT from Clostridioides difficile ATCC 9689 = DSM 1296 includes the following:
- a CDS encoding DUF6110 family protein, with translation MNILKMKKTGIFLGGVLFGTVGVKILSSDCVKKTCTRATAGALKVKDSVLETTTKIQENVEDILAEAKEINEQEDLSTSKVNVVQDTLKCEQEVLKTETIKTVEDTNSNSIKCEEIKDNVIEEKNSTCTTE